A genomic region of Jeotgalibaca ciconiae contains the following coding sequences:
- a CDS encoding alpha-galactosidase — MAIKYIEELQTFHLSNRKISYVLAIEEEKYLTHQYWGQKLNEVHTRTVYPQKNTSFFANPSHVTDRQFSLGVLQQEFPGTDIADNRESAYSYTDKEGHRANQLEYKEYKITKGKKKLEGLPQTYVTEESQAETLEITLVDDITGMEAILSYTIFEDLPILTRSVQFKNTSQEALKLNRALSMSVDFLDSEYDLIQLPGSWGREREIVRSPIVRGIHKIDSKRGTTSHTYQPFLALARPETTEQSGEVFGIHFVYSGEFMGNVEVDSYSQTRIQMGINPEHFEWQLNPADVFQTPEVVMVYSNEGLNGMSHGLHELYQNHLVRGKHQHLERPVLINNWEGTYFDFTEEKILEMAGSAADLGVDLFVLDDGWFGKRDDDERSLGDWFVNEAKLPNGLKSLSDEIHQLGMKFGLWFEPEMISEDSELYRAHPDWCIHTPNRTRSLGRTQYVLDFSRKEVRDNILGQMKKILDEVPIDYIKWDYNRNMTELVSGEMTHRYMLGLYELMEELVTAYPNILFESCSGGGGRYDPGMLYYMPQTWTSDNTDAAARLEIQYGTSLIMPISSMGSHVSAIPNHQVNRMTSLKMRGDVAMSGNLGYELDITTLSEAEKLEVKEQIKFYKKHRRLIQFGTFSRILSPFDGKNHTAWIVVDEDQNEAIYTYFQIMDKANKASKRVKLTGLDTQKKYQLNDGRVFGGDELMYKGIFIDPDLFGDYQSRQIYLKSID, encoded by the coding sequence ATGGCAATCAAATACATAGAAGAGCTACAAACTTTTCATTTATCAAATAGAAAAATCAGTTATGTTTTAGCAATTGAAGAAGAAAAATATTTGACCCATCAATACTGGGGGCAAAAACTGAACGAAGTGCATACTAGAACGGTCTATCCGCAAAAAAACACTTCTTTCTTTGCCAATCCTTCTCATGTCACTGATCGACAATTTTCTTTAGGAGTATTACAACAGGAATTTCCAGGAACAGATATAGCCGATAACCGAGAGTCGGCTTATAGTTATACAGATAAAGAGGGCCACCGAGCGAATCAATTAGAGTATAAAGAGTACAAAATCACAAAAGGCAAGAAAAAACTTGAAGGATTACCACAAACTTATGTAACTGAAGAGTCCCAAGCTGAAACGCTAGAGATTACCCTTGTGGATGACATTACAGGTATGGAAGCAATTTTATCGTATACAATCTTTGAAGATTTACCGATTCTTACAAGATCGGTTCAATTTAAAAATACAAGTCAAGAAGCGTTGAAGTTGAATCGTGCCTTGAGTATGTCTGTTGATTTTCTAGATTCCGAATATGATTTGATTCAATTACCAGGTTCATGGGGACGAGAAAGAGAAATCGTTCGTTCACCAATTGTTCGCGGTATTCATAAAATCGACAGCAAACGCGGAACAACCAGTCATACTTACCAGCCATTCCTAGCGTTAGCTAGACCAGAAACAACCGAACAATCAGGAGAAGTGTTTGGCATTCATTTTGTATATAGCGGAGAATTTATGGGGAATGTGGAAGTTGACTCTTATTCTCAAACGCGCATTCAGATGGGGATTAACCCGGAGCACTTTGAATGGCAATTAAATCCGGCAGATGTTTTCCAAACACCGGAAGTTGTTATGGTATACAGTAATGAAGGGCTTAATGGGATGTCTCATGGGCTGCATGAATTGTATCAAAACCATTTGGTCCGTGGAAAGCATCAACATCTTGAACGCCCAGTACTTATTAACAACTGGGAAGGAACCTATTTTGATTTCACCGAAGAAAAAATTCTGGAAATGGCTGGAAGTGCAGCTGATTTAGGAGTAGATCTCTTTGTACTAGATGACGGCTGGTTTGGAAAGCGAGATGATGATGAACGATCGCTAGGAGACTGGTTTGTGAATGAGGCAAAATTACCAAATGGCCTCAAATCATTAAGTGATGAAATCCATCAATTAGGAATGAAGTTTGGATTGTGGTTTGAACCAGAAATGATTTCAGAAGATAGTGAATTGTATCGTGCACATCCAGATTGGTGTATCCACACACCGAACCGGACGCGTTCTCTAGGCAGAACACAATATGTATTGGATTTCAGCAGAAAAGAAGTGCGCGACAATATCCTTGGACAAATGAAGAAAATTCTTGATGAAGTTCCGATCGATTACATTAAATGGGACTACAACCGCAATATGACAGAACTTGTATCGGGAGAAATGACCCACCGTTATATGTTGGGGCTGTATGAGTTAATGGAAGAATTAGTAACTGCTTATCCAAATATTTTATTCGAAAGCTGTTCTGGTGGCGGCGGACGTTATGATCCAGGAATGCTTTATTACATGCCGCAAACATGGACAAGTGATAATACAGACGCGGCTGCTCGTTTGGAGATTCAATATGGAACAAGTTTGATTATGCCGATTAGCTCCATGGGATCTCATGTGTCAGCTATACCAAACCACCAAGTCAATCGTATGACGAGCCTTAAGATGCGTGGAGATGTTGCAATGTCAGGGAATCTGGGTTACGAACTAGACATCACAACTCTATCGGAAGCTGAGAAGCTTGAAGTGAAAGAACAAATCAAGTTTTATAAAAAACATCGTAGACTGATTCAATTCGGGACATTCTCCCGCATTCTAAGCCCATTTGATGGAAAAAATCATACAGCTTGGATTGTAGTAGACGAGGATCAGAACGAAGCAATCTATACGTATTTCCAAATCATGGATAAAGCAAACAAAGCAAGTAAACGAGTAAAATTGACTGGTTTAGATACACAAAAGAAATACCAATTGAATGACGGAAGAGTATTCGGCGGAGACGAGCTGATGTACAAAGGGATTTTTATCGATCCAGATTTATTTGGAGACTATCAAAGCAGACAAATTTATTTGAAATCAATTGATTAG
- the gtfA gene encoding sucrose phosphorylase — protein MKIKNEVMLITYPDSLGSNLKDLKYVLEAHLKEVVGGVHILPFYPSSGDRGFAPMDYTKVDEPFGTWEDIREISNEFYTMYEFMINHISKESVYFKDFIEKKEESPYKDLFIRYSDYWPENRPTERDIDLIYKRKDKAPFIDVTFKDGSTDQVWCTFSEEQIDLDVRTEATRKFVRETLEFLAQQGASIIRLDAFAYAIKKLDTNCFFVEPEIWELLDWCRDILEKHEIVLLPEIHEHYTIQEKIADKGYPVYDFALPMLVLHALYSGRSERLAHWLKACPRKQFTTLDTHDGIGVVDVKDLLTEEEVEFTVNSLYEKGANVKRVYSSEEYNNLDIYQINCTYYSALGNDDQAYLLARAIQMFAPGIPQVYYVGLFAGENDIELLEQTKEGRDINRHYYSLEEIEKELERPVVQELFDLMKFRNQSKAFDGTVDVQTTFDHLLKITWTNGDSKAVLEANLADKTFKIY, from the coding sequence ATGAAAATTAAAAATGAAGTAATGCTCATCACTTACCCCGACAGTCTGGGGTCGAATTTAAAAGATTTAAAGTATGTATTGGAAGCCCATTTAAAAGAGGTCGTGGGAGGAGTTCATATTTTACCGTTTTATCCTTCATCAGGGGATAGAGGATTTGCTCCGATGGATTATACAAAGGTGGATGAACCCTTTGGTACATGGGAAGATATCCGAGAAATCAGTAATGAGTTTTATACCATGTACGAATTTATGATTAACCATATTTCGAAAGAATCCGTCTATTTTAAAGATTTTATCGAGAAGAAAGAGGAATCACCTTACAAAGATTTATTTATCCGTTATTCTGATTATTGGCCGGAAAACAGGCCGACCGAAAGAGATATTGATTTGATCTATAAACGAAAAGACAAAGCGCCGTTTATCGACGTGACTTTTAAGGATGGTTCAACCGACCAAGTTTGGTGTACATTTTCAGAAGAACAAATCGATTTAGATGTACGGACAGAAGCAACTCGTAAATTTGTAAGAGAAACATTAGAATTTCTTGCTCAGCAAGGAGCGTCCATTATTCGTTTAGATGCTTTTGCCTACGCCATTAAAAAACTGGATACCAATTGCTTCTTTGTCGAACCGGAAATTTGGGAGCTGTTAGATTGGTGCCGTGATATTCTGGAAAAACATGAAATTGTTCTACTGCCTGAAATTCATGAACACTATACAATCCAAGAAAAAATAGCTGACAAAGGATACCCCGTTTATGATTTTGCACTGCCGATGCTTGTCTTGCATGCTTTATACAGCGGCAGAAGCGAACGTTTAGCACATTGGCTAAAGGCATGCCCGCGAAAACAATTTACGACGTTGGACACGCATGACGGTATTGGTGTGGTAGATGTAAAAGATTTGCTTACGGAAGAAGAAGTGGAGTTCACCGTCAACTCTTTGTATGAAAAAGGTGCCAATGTTAAACGCGTATACAGTTCGGAAGAGTACAATAACCTGGATATCTATCAAATAAATTGTACATATTATTCAGCCTTGGGGAATGACGATCAAGCATATTTGTTGGCTCGCGCTATCCAGATGTTTGCTCCTGGTATTCCACAAGTTTACTATGTTGGATTATTTGCAGGCGAAAATGACATTGAGCTTCTTGAACAAACAAAAGAGGGAAGAGACATCAATCGTCATTACTATTCTTTAGAAGAAATAGAAAAGGAACTGGAACGTCCTGTCGTACAAGAACTCTTTGATTTGATGAAGTTCAGAAATCAGTCCAAAGCTTTTGATGGGACTGTGGATGTTCAAACTACATTCGATCACCTTCTAAAAATAACCTGGACAAATGGCGATTCAAAAGCTGTCTTGGAAGCAAATTTAGCAGACAAAACCTTTAAAATATACTAA